The Stenotrophomonas indicatrix DNA segment CGGGCTGAAGCCCTGGGCCGGTTATGGCGAGACCTCGATCACCACGGCCGCGCTGCGCATGTACGCGCAGGTGGTGCACCAGGAAGCGCAGGCCGTGGGCGTTCGCGCGCAGATGCTGGAAGTGTGCAGCCCGGTATGCACCCCGGCCAACGCCGCCAACGCCTGCATCGAATGGCCCAGTTCGCTGCTGGTCGGTCGCCGCGTGGTGTCCCTGCTCGATGGTTGCCGCGATAACCGCGCAATCGTCCGTTGCGACAGCAGTGATGCCGAACTGCCGCGCGGGCTGCTGCACCTGGAAATACCGCCGCTGTGGCGCGACACCGCAGGCGTTGCTTGACCTCAGCCTTGGTTGAGGTCGCAGGATACGCCGCCAAAAGTTGATAGCAATTCTCAAATAGCTGTACCACCCCTCCGTACGGATGCATGCCATGACTTCCCCCAACACCACTCCACATCGTTTCCGTCATCGCCTGGCGATGGCTGGCGTGTCGATCCTCGCTGCCGCCGTTCTGGCTGCCTGCAGCGGTGGCCATGCCGAAGAAGCTGGCGCACCGCCGCCGCCGCAGGTCAGCGCTGCCCCCGTGCTGCTCAAGCAGATCAGCCAGTGGGACGAATTCAGCGGTCGCGTCGAGGCCGTACAGAGCGTCGAACTACGCCCGCGCGTGTCCGGCTACATCGACAAGGTCAACTACGTTGAAGGCGAAGAAGTGAAAAAGGGCGCCGTCCTGTTCACCATTGATGCCCGCAGCTACCAGGCCGAGTACGACCGCGCCAACGCCGAACTGGCTCGCGCCCGCACCCAGGCGGTGCTGGCCCGCAGTGAGTCCGAGCGTGCCAAGCGCCTGGCCGAACAGCAGGCGATCTCCACCGAAACGGCCGAACAGCGTCGCGCGGCCGCCGACCAGTCCGGTGCGGCGGTGCAGGCTGCGCAGGCCGCCCTGGATGCAGCCCGCCTCAACCTGGAGTTCACCAAGGTGCGTGCGCCGATCGACGGCCGTGCCGGTCGTGCGATGGTCACCGCCGGCAACCTGGTCACCGCCGGTGACAGCGCCAGCGTGCTGACCACGCTGGTCTCGCTGGACACGGTGTTCGTCTATTTCGATGCCGACGAAAGCACCTTCCTGCGGTACGCGCAGATGGCACGCAAGGGCGAACGCCCGAGCGAGCGCGACAGCGAGCTGCCGGTGAAGGTCGGCCTGTCCGGTGAAGAAGGCTACCCGCACACGGGCAAGGTCGACTTCCTCGACAACCAGGTGACCCGCAGCACCGGCACCATCCGCGTCCGCGCGCTGCTGGACAACGCCGACCGCCAGTTCACCCCGGGCCTGTTCGCCCGCGTGCAGCTGCTCGGCAGCGGTCAGTTCCAGGCCATGCTGATCGACGACAAGGCCGTGCTGACCGACCAGGACCGCAAGTACGTCTACGTGGTCGACAAGGATGGCAAGGCCCAGCGCCGCGACATCCAGCTTGGCCGCACCGCCGAAGGCCTGCGCATCGTCGAGCAGGGTCTGGCCGCCGGTGACAAGGTGATCATCGATGGCGTGCAGAAGGTCTTCATGCCCGGTATGCCGGTGCAGGCGAAGGCGGTGGCGATGCAGCCCACCGCTGCGCCGGCGCCGGGTCGCGATGCAACTGCCGCCCTGAACCACTGATCCGCCGGCTCCTGATCCGCGTCCCCGCTTAGCTGCCGGTGCCAGCGGCAGCCGTCACTGCCTTCACCAGATTGGTGAGGGGCAGGGCGGCTGTTGCCCGCCGACGGCCTTTTCCAGGAATTCTTCCATGGACTTTTCCCGTTTCTTCATCGACAGGCCGATCTTCGCGGCGGTGCTGTCGATCGTGATCTTCGCCGCAGGCCTGATCTCGATTCCGATGCTGCCCATCGGTGAGTACCCCGAAGTGGTGCCGCCGTCGGTGGTCGTACGCACGGTCTATCCGGGCGCCAACCCCAAGGTGATCGCCGAAACCGTAGCCACCCCGCTGGAGGAGGCCATCAACGGCGTTGAGGGCATGATCTACCTCAAGTCGGTGGCCGGCTCTGACGGCGTGCTGCAGATGACCATCACCTTCCGCCCGGGCACCGACCCGGACGAAGCGGCGGTGAAGGTACAGAACCGCGTCGCCCAGGCCCAGGCGCGACTGCCCGAGGACGTCCGCCGGCAAGGCGTGACCACCCAGAAGCAGTCGCCCACCTTCCTGATGGTGGTGCACCTGACCTCGCCCAACGGCAAGTACGACACCCTGTACCTGCGCAACTACGCCCGCCTGCACGTCAAGGATGCGCTGGCACGTATCCAGGGCGTGGGCGACGCGCAGATCTTCGGTGGTGGTGACTACGCGATGCGCGCCTGGCTGGACCCGGACAAGGTTGCCTCGCGTGGCCTGACCGCCAGCGATGTGGTGCGCGCCATGCGCGAGCAGAACGTGCAGGTTTCGGCCGGCCAGCTCGGCGCCGAGCCGATGCCCAACAGCCAGTTCCTGACCCTGATCAACGCCCAGGGTCGCCTGCGCAGCGAGCAGGAGTTCGGCGACATCGTGCTCAAGAGCGGCGCCGACGGTGAAGTGGTGCGGTTGTCGGACGTAGCTCGGGTTGAACTGGGCGCCGGCGATTACACGCTGCGCTCGCAGCTGGATGGCAAGAACGCGGTGGGTATCGGTATCTTCCAGGCCCCCGGCGCCAACGCGCTGGAGATCCGCGACGCGGTGATGGCCAGCATGGACGAGATGCAGAAGACCATGCCGGCCGACGTGAAGTACGAGGCGGTGTATGACACCACCATCTTCGTGCGCGACTCGATCAAGGCAGTGGTCTCCACCCTGCTGGAAGCCATCGCGCTGGTGGTGCTGGTGGTGATCCTGTTCCTGCAGACCTGGCGTGCCTCGATCATCCCGCTCATCGCAGTGCCGGTGTCGATCGTCGGTACGTTCGGCGCGCTGTACCTGCTGGGCTTCTCGATCAACACGCTGAGCCTGTTCGGCCTGGTGCTGGCGATCGGCATCGTGGTCGATGACGCGATCGTGGTGGTGGAAAACGTTGAACGCAACATCGAAGAAGGCCTGACCCCGCTGGCCGCTGCGCATCAGGCGATGCGCGAAGTGTCCGGGCCGATCATCGCCATCGCGCTGGTGCTGTGTGCAGTGTTCGTGCCGATGGCGTTCCTGTCGGGCGTCACCGGTCAGTTCTACAAGCAGTTCGCGGTCACCATCGCCATTTCCACGGTGATCTCGGCGATCAACTCGCTGACCCTGTCGCCGGCCCTGGCTGCCCGCCTGCTGAAGCCGCATGGCGCGCCGAAGGATGCCCCGACCCGCATCATCGACCGTCTGTTCGGCTGGGTGTTCCGTCCGTTCAACCGCTTCTTCAAGTCCAGCTCGGAAAAGTACGAGCGTGGCGTGTCGAAGATCCTTGGCCGTCGTGGTGCGGTGTTCGTGGTGTACGCGGTGCTGCTGGTGGGTACCGGCTTCATCTTCAAGCTGGTGCCGCCGGGCTTCATTCCGACCCAGGACAAGCTGTACCTGATCGCCGGTGTGAAGCTGCCGGAGGGTTCGTCGATCGCGCGTACCGATGAAATGCTGCGCAAGGTCGCCAAGATCGCCCAGGAAACCGACGGTGTGGCCCACACCATCTCGTTCCCGGGTCTGAATGCCCTGCAGTTCACCAACACGCCCAACACCGGTGTTGCGTTCATTCCGCTCAAGCCGTTCAGCGAGCGCCATGGCCGTACCGCGGCACAGATCAATGCGGAGATCAACCAGAAGATCGCAGGCCTGCAGGAAGGGTTTGCCTTCGCCATGATGCCGCCGCCGATCCTCGGCCTCGGTAACGGCAACGGCTACCAGATGTTCATCCAGGACCGTGGCAACCTCGGCTATGGCGCGTTGCAGAATGCGGTGCAGTCGATGCAGGGTGCGGTTGCGCAGACCCCGGGCATGGCCTTCCCGATCACCAGCTACCAGGCCAACGTGCCGCAGCTGGATGCCGAGGTGGACCGTGTCAAGGCAAAGGCCCAGGGCGTACAGCTGACCGAGTTGTTCGACACGCTGCAGACCTACCTGGGTTCTGCCTACGTCAACGACTTCAACCAGTTCGGGCGTACCTGGC contains these protein-coding regions:
- a CDS encoding efflux RND transporter periplasmic adaptor subunit yields the protein MTSPNTTPHRFRHRLAMAGVSILAAAVLAACSGGHAEEAGAPPPPQVSAAPVLLKQISQWDEFSGRVEAVQSVELRPRVSGYIDKVNYVEGEEVKKGAVLFTIDARSYQAEYDRANAELARARTQAVLARSESERAKRLAEQQAISTETAEQRRAAADQSGAAVQAAQAALDAARLNLEFTKVRAPIDGRAGRAMVTAGNLVTAGDSASVLTTLVSLDTVFVYFDADESTFLRYAQMARKGERPSERDSELPVKVGLSGEEGYPHTGKVDFLDNQVTRSTGTIRVRALLDNADRQFTPGLFARVQLLGSGQFQAMLIDDKAVLTDQDRKYVYVVDKDGKAQRRDIQLGRTAEGLRIVEQGLAAGDKVIIDGVQKVFMPGMPVQAKAVAMQPTAAPAPGRDATAALNH
- a CDS encoding efflux RND transporter permease subunit, giving the protein MDFSRFFIDRPIFAAVLSIVIFAAGLISIPMLPIGEYPEVVPPSVVVRTVYPGANPKVIAETVATPLEEAINGVEGMIYLKSVAGSDGVLQMTITFRPGTDPDEAAVKVQNRVAQAQARLPEDVRRQGVTTQKQSPTFLMVVHLTSPNGKYDTLYLRNYARLHVKDALARIQGVGDAQIFGGGDYAMRAWLDPDKVASRGLTASDVVRAMREQNVQVSAGQLGAEPMPNSQFLTLINAQGRLRSEQEFGDIVLKSGADGEVVRLSDVARVELGAGDYTLRSQLDGKNAVGIGIFQAPGANALEIRDAVMASMDEMQKTMPADVKYEAVYDTTIFVRDSIKAVVSTLLEAIALVVLVVILFLQTWRASIIPLIAVPVSIVGTFGALYLLGFSINTLSLFGLVLAIGIVVDDAIVVVENVERNIEEGLTPLAAAHQAMREVSGPIIAIALVLCAVFVPMAFLSGVTGQFYKQFAVTIAISTVISAINSLTLSPALAARLLKPHGAPKDAPTRIIDRLFGWVFRPFNRFFKSSSEKYERGVSKILGRRGAVFVVYAVLLVGTGFIFKLVPPGFIPTQDKLYLIAGVKLPEGSSIARTDEMLRKVAKIAQETDGVAHTISFPGLNALQFTNTPNTGVAFIPLKPFSERHGRTAAQINAEINQKIAGLQEGFAFAMMPPPILGLGNGNGYQMFIQDRGNLGYGALQNAVQSMQGAVAQTPGMAFPITSYQANVPQLDAEVDRVKAKAQGVQLTELFDTLQTYLGSAYVNDFNQFGRTWQVIAQADGQFRDSVEDIGKLRTRNDRGEMVPIGSMVTVKETYGPDPVLRFNGYPAADLAGEADPRVLSSAEAMNNLTAIAAKVLPVGMATEWTDLSYQQATQGKAAFIVFPVAIMLAFLVLAALYESWSLPLAVILIVPMTLLSALFGVWMTGGDNNVFVQVGLVVLMGLACKNAILIVEFARELEMGGKGIVEAALEACRLRLRPIVMTSIAFIAGTVPLVLSHGAGAEVRSVTGITVFAGMLGVTLFGLFLTPVFYVALRKFVTRNGGGQLVQHGEPTIHH